From the genome of Nicotiana sylvestris chromosome 1, ASM39365v2, whole genome shotgun sequence:
AAGGGAACTATTCACATAAAACAAAGACATGATCAACATAATCTGCATGTTCAGCGTTAGGACTTAGGAATTATTGAAGAATTTATTGCTCCCTCAGAATCTCATCTTTTTAGACTCTTAAAGTCTCCTAACAATACCAAATTTAGGTGTTATGCTTCCATCTTAGTATCTGACGTTGATGCCATTATTCATTACTTTGGAAACATTTGTTCCTCACAGATAAAGTTGAGCGGAAAGGTAAACCAATGTATTATGAGTCAGATTCTTACTGGAATAAACATGCACGTGAATCATGATGTAGGATGAATTATTAACACGTGAACTGCAGATTACTAAGAATATTTTCAAAGAAAAGACACAGAAAGTAATGTTGAAGCTGAGAGAAGAAATGGTACTGATTGAGAGGAGACTAAGGAGATATACCtaaattatttattttcagaCTGCTTTCTGTAAGCACTGACCAAATCACGCAGTTTTTCTTCCAATTAAGCAGGAAAAGAACACTTCCACAAGAAATGCAAATGTCATAGCATATAAATTTGCTCTAGGTTAAACTACATTCACAACAATGTATTTGAGCGTCATCAAGAAACTGAGGTTGCATTTGCAAGTCTTGTTGAGCATGGTACAAAGATAAGCTCAATTAGGTGAAGTAATTGCATTGTCATAACAACATAGAATTTTTTTAACTCAATGGTTATAAACAGAATGTAGAGTGTAACTAAAAAGGGAAGCAAAACCACAGATGTTAAAACCGAGAAATGTATGTCATACAAAACAGAAGCTTACCTATACTCTTCCACGAAAGCAGATGGAAGTTCTTCATCTCTTGCTGGCCTAACTTCTTTACAGGCCTAGCACACATACATAACATGAACTTACAAGGTCACACATAGTATTACTCGACACCAATAAactaggaaaaaagaaaagaaaaggaaatacaactgAACTTCATAACCTTTGAATTATGAGTAAACTCATGCACTTGTTATATCAACAGAGACTTAATTAACCTTACCAATCTATTTGCATTACTCCATCACATTAACAAGCATAGAAAAGAAATGCATGTTATGTGAAGTTCATAACTCTTGAGTAATGAGGATTAATATAAAACCGTGGACAAGTTATATAGAGGAGCCTTCTTTCACTTAAAATTGGCATCACTCCATCATATTAACAAGAATAGAACAGAAATGCATGTTATGTGAAGTTCATAACTATTGAGTAACGACGATAATCATGGACTTGCTATATCAAGCACATTTTTCAAGTTTACAATATCTTCATTCATCATAGCCACTTCCATCATATAAACCAATTTAACAGTTAACACAACTCACTCTGGTTCTTTTGTTCTTTGTCTCAATGCCTGAATGTGTTTAATAATTCAAGTTCCAACCAGCCAGAAGATGTTAAAAGAACTAAACTATAGATAAATAAATATGAGCATAAAACCAGATTATGTGGAGATATTTAATGCACAGCATAAAAACGAGTATACCAAAGCACTATATGAAGcatctctttcttcttttctctctttgtcttgttctttttacttttctttttcctttcttttagaaTAAGCACATTTTTGGATATCATCCTACCATTCTAACAGTATCTAACTTCTACAAGGTTGTTTATGTCTGTCCATATTATTTTGCTTTTGTGAATTACTTTCTAAACTAAATACTTATCCTTTACAAACCTAGCATCCATACCTTCCTCTTCTACAgaccccaccccccacccccaccccaccccctaaaatcaaacaaaacaaaaaaccttTTCTTTGTCACTTAAGCTGATCATTTATTAAGTCATATCTTCTCAGCTGATAGGAGATATGAGGGTGGACCTTGTACaattagaaaaaagaaaagataataGAAGTCATAAAAGGATTCCCTTCATTAGAAACTTTAAACTTATATATCATGTAGCTATTGAGGACATTAAAAGACTCAATGGAAAAGGTAAATGTCGTCTTCCTTTACAGTGACTTCTTCCTTTCCTCTTCATTTGAGGCTAAATTGCAGCATCACTCTTGGTGCTTTTGTGTTTTAGGCAAAAAAGTGACACGAAAGCTTCTATCTTGGTTAGGGGAGTTAGCTTCTTTAAACCCGCATGCGAATTAGCCTGCATAAATCAACTAGAAAAGTGAAATTGGAAGTCTTGTCCCCCACCCCAAAACCCTGTGTGGCTTTATTTCTACTTCTGCAATAAGAAGAAAGTCAAACACTAGAATGTCAATGTAGATCTTAGTAAATAGTTTCGATTGTTTTGCACTTCCAAGGTAGCTTGTGGGTGGCACATGGGAGTTGTTGTATATCTGTTATTGTATAGGCAATTGGCACCTCTTCGGTGGCTCATCCAATGAAAACTTATAATCTTATCAACAAGATGAATGTCAATACACCAGAGAGTAAAAAATCCAACTAAATCCAAAAGTTACGTTTAGCATTATATACTAACTAAACAACGTACTTGCTTGACATGGTCGACTATGGCAACCTGGGCGGTGCGAGGATCAAGATACTCATCCTTATCAACCTCACCAAAAGACGTAACCAATACCTGCAAATGCAGTGAGCAGCAACTTTACATAGTAAGATAATAAAAATATCTGCCAACCGGTCATTACTACATCCATGAAGCATTTTACTGTCTTTTTAGAAGAGCGGAACAAAATCTTAGACTTCATAAAGAACAGTTCGTTGGAAaatgttttttcttcttttgattaTTGGAAAGTGGTGGAAATTCCCTCTATACAAGTGGTGTACAAATGTAGAGAACCTATACATAAACATGCTGCTCAACAAACAACACAATTCTTTCGTATATAGCATTGCCGAGTACCATGGAATATATCTCTATCCTAAAAGCCTTATTTGGAGCATTACTAGAGTAATCTTATTTCTTTAATGGACAATAAGACAAATGATTTTCTCATGCATAACTTTTATCGTTCCCTTCAGTCTTTCAACTTTCTAACCTTCAACTAAGGAAAACTACAACACAGCACAATAAGTATTGCTtacaaaatatttcatttttaaaCCTTCAACAACTTAGCTAAACTTCATTCACAAATCTTCAACCACTGAAAACCATCAAAAGCTAAAATTATCAAGTTGAAGGACACGATTAGCCTAAATTACATTCTCAAAGATCTAACAAACTGCAAACCAAAAGAAAGCAAGAGAGAGACACTTACATCGCCACTTCTGTTGGGCAATTCGAGACAAATCAAGTGAGATTTGTTGTAAGAAGGGAATGCCTCCTCAGCCGCTTTCCTATATACATTCTCGTCTTTCAAAATCGCTCTAACATCTGTAAATCAAACcgaataaaactcaaaaaaaaaataaaccgCCGATCGCAAACGAAGACCAATGCGGTTACAATTTCAATCACGAAAAAACCTTCAAAGCTAAAAATCCGCAAacgaaagagaagaaaagaagaaaatgaccTTTGGCGACGTACTGAATTTCGCCGGCGGGGGAGTTAAGAAGGAACCATTTGGCAATCTCAATTTTCTGTTCATCGGTGAGTTCAGTTTCTGATTCCAGAgaatcttcctcttcttctaacATTTTAGCAATCTTATTACTAACAGATATTCTTCCCCATTGAATTCAATGAAGATACCATTAACCCCACCAGAgtcgctctcttttctttttaaatgTAAATTCAAGTGGAGTTACCAGTTTtcttattttccatttttatccCTGCTGCTCCCCGGATATAAATCTGTAAAGGCAAAGCTGAGGTGACTGTGGGGTCTCATTCGAGTTTGATTGTTCAGAGCACCGTCGGATGCATGTTTTGTTGCTCTTTCAGGTAATTTTAACCGTTGGATTACTCCTCTTTTCTTTCAGAAATATATTCCGTTGCAACTTATGGCCAATTTGATCTTCATGAGATAACATCCACAATAAATGATACTATTCACCATATTCAAATTGATTGATTAACTCTTTTTCTAATGCATTGTAAGAtaatttcagattttttttacaaaatttcTCAAATAAATAATAGTCCTAGTAGAGTTAGCCTAATTTTTCAATTTAATATAACATTTTGATCCGTTGAATTACATTATTTTGACCCAGAAGTTTCAAGAGTCAATTTTGGCTTCAACCAGTAGGAAGCATTACGGTACTAAATAGTGACAGATGACCACACTCCGTAGGACCCCAAAGTGGCAGAAACTCGAAACGATAACGTCCAAACTTGAACAAGAAGGCCAAATGAGAAGAATAATCAAGGCCTACCTTGACACAACAGATCATGCAAACCTTCATCGGAAAGGGATGGATTTGCAGAGGGACCATAAACCATATCACATCACCCCATGCTGATCAAAATATCATTTTTAGCAAAATCATGCGACAAGACGTTTAACTTACAGTATTAATAAGTTTATTACTTGAGTTAGTAATAGTGTATAAAAAACTATATGCGGCACAGACcaatatacaaaaattaaactCTCTATTTAGACCAAAACCAGTTAAACTCTTCATTTAATGTAAAATCTCCCGGTTACAAACCTGACTCTCATACATCGGCATCCAAAAGTTGTTCCAAGCCTCCAGTGGGCCAATTTCTTCTGTATTCCCAAAATTTTCTTTTACCCTACTATTAACTAAACATCTAGCAGAAAATAGCATTAATTCGGTTGAGTCCATGTAACCTCTCATTCTCGACACAATTCCATTTTCCCTAGAGAAGCCAAACCTAAAGTACCTATCCTGACTATTCTCCTCCACCTTCTTATCAACTAATGTCTGCTCACTAATAGGTTCTTGCCTTGGAGGAGAGACGTGATCCTCCCTGTTGCTCAAGTAATTGTCCATGCCGAGAGCTTCCCAGTCAATCTGCTGCACAATCCCAGCAGCTCGTTCACCAACACGGTCATGGTAGTATTGTGATTGTAGTGCTTCCTGGACAGCAAGTTTATCGACTTGGGCCTTAAGCATCTGTAGTCGATCACCAATTCTTGTTGACACAGTATCATATAATTTTCCTCTCGGCATATTATCCTTTTCTTCCGCAGCAAGCAAGTCATCAAACTCGATGGGATCACCAACAAGAACAGTCACCTGCAGTTTTTACAGCTCATGAAGAGTATACTAGGAAATTATAAATCATAATTACCAGGAAATGAAAATGTTTCAAAGTAGAGAGTAATTTGTAATAGGTTTAACCTCTTTACTTGCCCTACTCTCTACTATAAATATTGGCACACCATATATGTAGCTGCACTATTCACCACCCTCAAAATAAAAAATGCATACCGTCTTTCCAATCCTGGGAAGCTTGGCACCTACAGGCATGATGTCTTGCATTCCAGTATGCACAAATGGGACGACTATTGGTACATTATCGGCATCCAGAACCAATCTAttaaggacaaagaaaaacatAAGCCGGAAAACGAGGGGCTAATCAACAGAGAAAAAAAAACTATCTAATTCTGGTCCTGGTTTCTGTATAGTTCTATCAATACATTGTCTCTTGGtctttttcttctccaaataCAAAATTATTAAACCACTGAACTGGTATCCTTATTGATATCAACTTACCTACTTAACGATAACAATACAATTCACAACTTATTAATTAAAAAGAATGAGTACCTGCCGATGCCTCTCTTAATAGAACCCATAGTTTTGCCACCATCTCGAGAGCGACTACCTTCTGGGAATATGTGTACCCATCCACCACGGTTCAATTTTGAAATAGCCATGTCCATCCCCTGTGGTACATGCAGGAATAGACTGAACAATTAGCTGTAACCTCCACAGTCTCTTTTACCATTTCAAAGAAAACATCTCAGACTGGAGAAGCAAGAAATATATACTGATGTATAAACAATTAGAATATTAGATCAACTTTATCTCAACAGCATCTCAGCAAAGAAAATACCTTCTGATATATACCGTCACCACGGGAAACTGGAAGaactttgacatgtttgaagAAGGCAGACGTTGCTGGATTACGGAAACACCGATCAGTTGCACAAAGCGTCCATCTCAAATTTTGTGCATCCAACATAACACTGGGGGGAAGCAGTGCAGCAATAACCAGGGGGTCATCCATAGCAGCAACATGATTGCTCACCTGAGTTCATTTAAACAGTAATATATCAAAAGGCATAATCATGGGGTGTGAGGCTTAAAGCAAGGAACTAGAAGTAGCTCAGGAACATCGCTTACTGTAATAAGAGGTTTATTCTCCGCTCGGTTGACCAGCACCTGATGTAATTTTTCTGCACCGTATATCTGCAAAAGTCATCGAGTTATTTCTCCCAATTAGGCAACAGCTGAAATAGTAACTCACCAAATCTTTAGCTTACCTGAACACGATTGAGACCATGCATAAACACATGACAAACATTTCCAAGCACAGGTACAGCCACAGCTTGAAGCATGCGAGTCAGAACTGAATCTGCTTCTGGATCAATATCCTTGCTAACTGCAGTCATAGGGATTCAGAATTATAACTACTTCGTGAGCTCAAATCCCCAAAGGTTAGCAAATACAAGTGACTGGAGAGTTTAGTGGAAAGAACCTTCCAACTCATGAAGGACACAAAGGCAAGGTTTAACATATCGAAAGAATCCCAGAAAGTTGGATAAACTGCCCTAAATTCATCAAAGGTAGATAAATATTGGTACCAGGAGTAATTATAGCAACTAATTTCAGTCGAGATAATTAACTTTCAAATCACATCTTTTAACATATGAAGAAACCTGTTCGCTGTATCAAGGAGGTAACTCTAGCTCAGAGATTGGAAGTCTAAGGGCAGAAAGCAGCTAAGGTAGCTGCTATTTAGGTTAGTAGATTTTCCCAATTTCTCCTTGCAAATACCATGAGCTCATTAGATGTTAATTGATAGCATTGGTTACGTAAAGCATAGATTATTGCTTTAACAGGTTTTATACAGTTGAAGTGCAGTCACATTCCCTAATTTTTCAATTATAAAACTAAAAACATTCCTTAATTCTTTGTCAAAGTCCTTTTTTATTTAGTCTAACTATTTCGCAAATCCTAGATATGAAAAATCGGTATAAAGATTTTCCGTGTAGCATAACTGATGATGTTAGCGAACAGGAAGATAGATCAAATTAGATGCGGTTGTGTCACATTATGTTTTACAAATTCGTATAATGTTGAACTGACCTGTTTTACGATAGAAAGTGGAAGAAGAAGGGAGAGCATCTCTACGGAAATCGCTGAAGCGCTGGACCCATCGTTCGACGGTAGATGAGAAGTAGCCGTCAGAGATCAAAGGACGGCGACGGTGATGATCGACGGCGACCCTAAGGCGGTCTCTTAGACGAAGCTGCAGGGACCATGCCCTATCTTTCCACAGATCCGCTCCTGTTTCAATCCACCTCCCTGATACCATTCTCAATATTCACCTCTTATTATTATATGTATGTGTTATTATACGAGTATTTTGGGTGGGTGGAGCAGTGAGGTTGATCCAAGCTTTATGCAGAGGGAGTAGAGAAGCGTGAGAGTAGCCTGATCGAAAAGAAAGGGTTTCGACTAGTAGGTTTGTTTTTCTTTTACCTTAAGATGCGCAGGGTAGGTAGTGCGCACATCTTGCCCAAACGGATAATATTAGGAGTTCCTTAAATATCTTTTGTGGGTCCGCAAAGTCTACGTGGCAGATACCTTCGAGCTCGACAGGGCTTGACTTGTCGAGAGCGCCACTCGTTTTTATTCTAGAACAATCGCCTAAATTTCTTACGTATTAGGGAAGTTTCTCTTTAGTCTTTTCTTTGTTAACATTATTCTATTAGTATTCCCTCCGTCTCAAATTATTGATTTctaaaggcaaaatacatactttACGCATAGATTTTGTGCTCAAATTCTTCTTACACACATGTTAAATACGGAAATAGTATTACACACCAAAATTTTTAAAAGTGTATCAATTACACACCTCTTTTGCCATGTGTCACACGCGTGTATTACACATAAAAGGGGTACGTGAAAACTACAAAATTCATCTGAATtaagttttttatttattttaccctttttaactatttttttttacaaattaaagaaaaaaatataacacATGTCTTCTTCCCCAACCCACAGCCCAGTGATTCCCCCTTGTTCCGTCTTCTTCCCCAACCTCCATCCTAGTTTTGTCTACCCCCTCATATTTCACCTCTTCAACGCCCATgattaagaagaaaaagaaaaaaaaaaaagaaaaaaaaagaggagctATTGGGTCTTGTAAAAATTACCATTATTGACCATTTGAAAAAGCTTGAAAATTTAATCGAGTCTTGTTAATTTTGGTATTCTGTGACCTAGAAAATTAGTTTGAATTCGTGGTTATTGTTGAATAAAAATTTATTTAGGTGATTAATtttgataaaattcaaaaaacaccGTTAACAAGTTTGAAGCTTTGGGTTTGAGCTTGATTTTGAAATTTCTATAAGGATTTGTGATGGATGTTGTTAAAACTTGTTAAAAATCGGGCAAAGAATTGAATCTATAGTTGAGGAAGAATGTGCTTGTAGTGGAAGGGTTGGTGGTAGTATGGGGTGGTGGAGAAGATGATGGGGTTGGGGAGATGAGGAGGGGGTGGggttttttctgtatttttttccTTTGGGAAAATGAGGAGTGGGGGTGGGGGGCagaggttttttttttcaatttttttttttctatttatgaCACGTGTGAGACGCTGATTGGCGCGTGTAATAGCAATTTTTAAGCAGATGTGGTCAAACACCAAAGTGGTGTGTAATTGACACACCTTTAAAAGTTTTGGTGTGTAATATTATTCACATCTTTAATAGGTGCGCAAGAGGGATTTGGGGACAAGGTCAATGAgtaaagtatggacgattttgttaaactaattaaacaAGAGACTAATGGATAAATCCTAGTTAAACGTAATAAACTCTAGATCTGAACATATTTATATGAGTGACATGAAAGTGCCTTTAACCCAATTTCATCCAATGGGTATTAAATGATGCAGTTAAGAGTGAGTGAAAGAGAAATGATAAATAATGACTACATTAAATGACAATAAATGTAAATAGAGGGGAATATTCACCCAATATTGAAGATGGTAAATGAGTCTTTTCCCTGACAATGTTGAATGACACGAGCGTTAGAGAATATTGTAcattttcttggatttgatggaAATGACAATAGAATCATTCACAAAAAGATCGAATCTCTACTAAAAGTGGTTTCTTGTATTTTTCTTGAGTGCTTATCTTACAATTGTGTTCTTATCTCCCAAAAAtgaatcctctctctctctctctctctctctctctctctctctctctctctcttactcTATATATCCTTGGGGAATATTCCCAAAGAACCCTAAAAGTACAACAGAGAGAATATTCAGGAATATTCCCTTTGAAAGTTCCAAGACTATACCGACCGTTGCTTCCGTTCCTGTTACTCGACTTCGGTCCAGGTGTGCCACGTGATAATTCGTTCTCGTTAATCACTGCTCGACCTCGGCCAAGCCCCCTACACCGAGTTGTAATCGTCATGATAATCGCCTCTTCATACCAGATTTCCTCAGTCAAATTTTAGCCCATGCAGTTAGTCCCTTCGCTTATCGAAGTCGTCTTTTGGTCGGCCTTGATGAACGGACTTCATCAACTACGGTATTAAGAAATTTGGATGGGGAGGTCTAGTAGTGGTAGTCATGGCCGAGATGGTGATGTGGCGCTTTGAGGGCTACGCTTAATGATGATGGTTCAGAATGACGTCATAACCTCACGTGTCATAATTCTGCATCTTCCCGATGCGCTGCATCATTTCTTATGAACATGTCGCTTCGATCTCAGCGCGTGTGGCAGTTGATTTTCTCGATTAGTGTGCCGGTATTCTCTACAAATAAGGGGGGAATCCTTTTCGATCAAAGCCTTACACTTTAGAGTTCCCTAAGCCTGCCTATCTGCCTCTCTTGTTCTTTCTGAGTTCCCATTTTCTACAGCTTTCTCTGTCGCCACTGTTATCTCTTCTTCACTTCCAATTCTTTTGCTCTTATATAGTTATACAAATGGCTAGTGCATCTTCGATCTCTGAGGAGGTTCTCAGCCCGCCTCCAATATTAGTGGTCGTGCCCTTTCGTGATGAAGGGAAGGCCATTATTGCAAAAGATGATAACTTTCCCACAGTAGAGGAGATTGTTCCTCGTAGTGACAAGGCCAGGTTGGACTTCTTGAAGCCTCATGATGACGATCTCGTGCCTGTGAAATTTGAGATGGGGGTGGCCCATCTTTCCGAGCTTATGGCCAAGTACAACATCCCTACTCTCATTGGCCTGGTCCCCGCCGGAACAATATGGTCCATATTCATTGTCCTGGGTACTGCGCATTTTACGCGTACCTATTTTGAGTGGGatattctctttttctttccctgTTAGCGGAGGAATTCTGCTGCTGCTACAACATCTGTCCAACCCAGCTCTCTCCATATATTTACAAACTTTTCATTATGTTGATAAAGTACGCAGAGCTAGCCGACCGTGGAATCTTTATCAGCCATTTGCTACATCTTTTTGCTCTAAGATTTCACCGTGTCACGATAATATACCTTCGCCACCGAGGGGCCAAGGGACTAGTGGTGAAAATGGATGATAAGACCAATTGTAGGTTTTGGGTCGACTTTTTCTTCGTCAAAACCGAGCACGTGGTGGCGAACCCTACTGGGTTCCCCTAGGAGCGAAACTTTGCTCGTAAGTATTTTTGTTGACTGGTCGTTTGTTGTCTTCCTTTTGTTACCTAATCGTTCTTTAATGGTGCAGTCGAGAAGGAGACTCCTACGCTGGTCACCGATAATCACGACTGGGTGGCTCAGATTTTGCCCCACACGGTGGGGATCCGTGAGTGTTCATCATTCAACAAGAAATTTGGGCCCCAACCTTCTTCGGCCGGTGAGTCCAGTTCTGATCTTTGGTCACTCGACCTCAATATCGTTTTTCTTTTTCACTCACATGGTTTTCCTTGCTTTTAGGTCGAAGGGCTCCGAAGAAGGTAAAGTATCCCACCCCCGCTTTCCGTTAGTCGGGTACTGCgattgtgatgacccgaccagtcatctcaGGAGTCACCActtcgttttccccatttctacttctttatgcttcgttatccgtattttatggTATCAGGTTGGTCTGATTGAGTCCGAAATGAGTTTGgcgaagtttgagacacttagtctcttttaagggagtttaagttggaaaagtcaaccgaatgttaacttatgtgttagagggtttagatgtgagttccgatggttcggttagctttggagggtgatttatgacttaggagtgcgatcgaaatgggttttggaggtccggagtagatttaggcttgaattggccaagttgatattttggtgatttccggtttgtaggcgagattttgatataggggtcggaatggaattccgagagttgcagtagttccgttgtgtcatttgggatgtgtgtgcaaaattcatATCATTCATatgtgatttggttgggtttttgatcaaaagtggaatttgaaagattttagaaacttaggcttgaatccaaggtGTTTTGgttattttggtgttgtttgaagtgttttgatgattaaaacaagtttgaataaggtatagggttatgtttgtacttttggttgaggtcccgggggtctcggagtgatttcggatggttgacggagaagttgagatgtcattgcagctgctgaagttttgctgcttctggtgttttcgcacctgcggtttggggaccgcaggtgtggtgcCGCACGTGCGGAAGGAGAGTCGCAGAAGCGAATTCAAGAGGAAAGTCTGTAACCGCAGATGCAGTAGTTGGACCGCACCTACGTAGTCGCAGATGCGGcgagtggaccgcagatgcggaattggcctttaagtgatttccgcagaagcagtggatagaccgcatatgcggtatcgCAGAAGCGACAAAAGTTGCCGCAAGTGTGGGACAACTGGGCAGATGAATTAAAAAagtccttcgcgaatttttgggtatttcaccattttttgacttcggcttgagagtttttggacaatttggaagagggatttcaagggaacttcgttaaggtaaggattttggacctaaaaaatatttatatggtagtatttcatggattaaggttgtaattaaaggaatttaagggctaaaaatggggattagggcttgagtttaagaggcctta
Proteins encoded in this window:
- the LOC104231209 gene encoding uncharacterized protein yields the protein MVSGRWIETGADLWKDRAWSLQLRLRDRLRVAVDHHRRRPLISDGYFSSTVERWVQRFSDFRRDALPSSSTFYRKTVSKDIDPEADSVLTRMLQAVAVPVLGNVCHVFMHGLNRVQIYGAEKLHQVLVNRAENKPLITVSNHVAAMDDPLVIAALLPPSVMLDAQNLRWTLCATDRCFRNPATSAFFKHVKVLPVSRGDGIYQKGMDMAISKLNRGGWVHIFPEGSRSRDGGKTMGSIKRGIGRLVLDADNVPIVVPFVHTGMQDIMPVGAKLPRIGKTVTVLVGDPIEFDDLLAAEEKDNMPRGKLYDTVSTRIGDRLQMLKAQVDKLAVQEALQSQYYHDRVGERAAGIVQQIDWEALGMDNYLSNREDHVSPPRQEPISEQTLVDKKVEENSQDRYFRFGFSRENGIVSRMRGYMDSTELMLFSARCLVNSRVKENFGNTEEIGPLEAWNNFWMPMYESQVCNREILH